The genomic segment GGTTTGAGCATTAAGTCCTCCATGTACTTAAAAAGTATTTAGCTTTAATAGGCTGAACAAGTTATTCGTTATTCGTTATTCGTTATTCGTTATTCGTTATTCGTTATTCGTTATTCGTTATTCGTTATTCGTTATTCGTTTATTCGTTATTCGCCACACAAAGCTCATGCTGAGCGGAAATCCAACTCAAGATGACTCCCAGGTTAATTTTGGCAGCTGAATCAATCAACGCTCGACAAGAACTCATCACAACAGGATTATTTATTCATACTCACAAAATAAGATTCGATCTATTTCGTTCAGATCTTGAAAAATATTTATATTATTGAAGCTGGTTTTTACGAAAATTTCTTTTACTGCCACCGCCTGGCCTAAACCAAGCTCAAGCATTAAGAATCCGGATATTTTAATTAGCTCGGGTGAAAGCTCAGCAATTTTGCGATAAAAGCTTAAGCCATCCCGGTTGTCGCTGAGGGCAACTGCGGGCTCATACTTTTTGATTTCTTCGGGCAAGTCTTCAAAATCTGTTGGGGAAACATACGGTGGATTTGAAACCAGTACGTCAAATTTGTCAGGAAAATAGTTTGCAATTTTTGATGAAGTGCAATCTTGATTTATGAACTGTATCCGGTCATCAACGCCATTTAAGCCGGCATTTTTTTCAGCAACTTTAAGAGCGTCCCTTGATATATCTAAAGAAGTTATTCGGGCATTCTCCAAATATTTCGCTAAACTTACTGAAATACACCCCGAGCCGGTGCCAAATTCCAGAATCTCAATCCGGTCTTTTGAGGCGAATTTCTCGTTGCACATTTCAATGGTTTTTTCCACCAGAATTTCCGTCTCCGGACGCGGAATCAACACGTTCTCATCCACAACAAACGGTAATGACATGAACTCAGCTTCGCCAAGAATGTACTGCAAAGGTTCCCGGGCAGCTCGCCTTTTTAAGCAGCGCTTGAACGCAGACATTTCGGTCTGAGTCAAAGAACGATCCTGGTTCAAGTAGAGATCAACACGATTCATATCCAAGGTGTGCCGCAATAATTGCTCGGCATTCAACCTCGCGTTTTCAATTCCTTTTTCGGACAAAAATTTGGAGCTGTCGTTTAAAAGGTCAACGATATTTTTTGTATTTGAAGATAGAATCATTGGATTAACCAAAATTCTAACCGGCCTTTTTCAACAATTCGGCCTGATCTGCGAGACGGAGTTGGTCGATGATCTCCTTAATGTCGCCGTCAAGTACTTCGTCGAGTCGGTAGAGGGTTAAGCCAATCCGGTGATCGGTAAGCCTGCTTTGCGGAAAATTGTAGGTTCTCACTTTGGCGCTGCGATCGCCGGAACTGATCATGGATCGGCGACTCTCGGTTAATTTCGCCTGCTCCTCACGCTGTTTCTTTTCCAGCAATCTCGCTTTGAGAACTTTCAGGGCTTTGGCCCGGTTTTTATGCTGGGATTTTTCGTCCTGGCAGGTCACCACCATTCCGGTTGGAATGTGGGTAATTCGAACGGCGGAGTCAGTGGTATTAACGCTTTGGCCGCCGGGTCCTGAGGAACGGTAAACGTCTATTTTCAATTCGTTGGGGTCGATTGAAATCTCAACTTCTTCAGCTTCGGGCAACACCACGACAGATGCCGCCGAAGTATGGATTCTACCGTTTGTCTCGGTTTTCGGCACCCTTTGCACACGATGCACCCCGCTTTCATACTTCATGACGCCGTAAACATTTTCCCCGTTCATCATAAAAATAATTTCCTTAAAGCCTCCGACGCCCTGCGGATTCGAACTTAGCACTTCTATTTTCCAGCCTATTCTTTCCGCAAACCGGCTGTACATTCGATAGAGATCACCGGCAAAAAGCCCGGCCTCGTCGCCGCCGGTTCCGGCTCTAACCTCAACGATTACATTTTTTTTATCCCGGGGATCTTTGGGAAGCAACAAAACTTTTAGTTCCTCTTCGAGATCAATCTTCTTCGGTTTCAGTTCTTCAAGCTCGAGTTCGGCGAGTTCGCGGAGCTCTTCATCGCTATCATCCTTGAGAACAGATTCGCCCTCCTCTAAGGTGGTCAAAACCTTTTTATACTCGTGGTATTTTTCTATGGTTTTGTCCAGGCCGCTCTTCTCTTTTGCGACATCTTTGTATTTGGCAGGGTCCTGAGTGACATTTGGGTCCATTAAGAGATCACACAGCTCTTGATAGCGCTTATCAATTTTTTCCAATTGTTCTAACATTTGAGTCTCCGCCAAAATTCCAATTTACTGAACGCTTTCCAACTGCATTTTTTCTTCGCCTTCGACGACCACGTTCGGGTGTTCCGAGATGCTTAAACCAAGAGCGCATTTCAGAGCTACAATGGCAACTTCCAATTGGCTTTCATCAGGTTCTTTTGTAGTCAGTCTTTGCAGCCACATTCCCGGTACAATGAACGGCCGCCAAAAACTTTTCTTTACGCCGACATCCGACAGTCGAATAAGTTCGTATGAAATGCCGCCGATGAGCGGCATAAAAGCCAGGCGCAACAATCTATCACCCAGGTCTACCGGTTTTCCTAAAAACATAAACACAAAAATGCTGACCACCATCACGATGAATAAGAAACTGGTGCCGCAACGGGGATGAAAGCGCGAAAGTGGTTTTGCCGCAGCCGGTGTGAGATCCTTTTTGTTTTCAAATGCAAAAATGCTCTTGTGCTCGGCCCCGTGATATTCAAAAATGCGGCGGATGTCTTTCATCAATGTTATCGCACCGAGATAGAGAAGAAAAATCGCCAGGCGCAGAAAACCGTCAACCAGGTTAAACATGAATCCGCTTTCGGCTCCCAGTAATTCTGTTAAAATCAGGGGCACATAAAAGAAAATAACCAAACCGACTCCAAATGAGAACAGGACAGTGAGTCCCAGCCACACACTCGCCAGCCAACCTTTCTTTGCCGGGGGGGCGGCGTCTTTGTGGTTGTTTTTGGGTTCCTTTTTCTTCTCGTCTGCCACGGCAACATCGCCTGAAAAAGTCAAAGCTTTAACTCCCAAAACCAGAGACTCAATCAGCACAACCGAGCCTCTCAGGATCGGGAAAGATAGAATTTTAAAGCGTTTGATAAAAGAAACAAACGGTTTTTTCCGCACTAAAATACTGCCGTCCTGGCGGCGGACTGCCACAGAAACAGTTTGTGCCGATCTCATCATGACGCCTTCAATCACCGCTTGTCCACCAACTTGAATTGCTTGCTCTTTCATGCTTTCAGTCCATAAAATTAAATTTCAAAATATCAGTAATCATTTCAAGCCTGAGGAAACAAAAAAACGGAATGGGCCTTTTTCAGGCTCTCATCCCGTCCTTAATTTTCCTGCAAGTCAGCTATGAGTTGGTCACAGCTTCTTTGTCTTCGATCTTTTCAGTTTGGCTTTCGGTTACAACGGGTTCGGCTTTTTCCTCAGCCTTTGTTTCTACTTTAGGTTCAGCTTTTGCATTTACATCTTTGGCTTCGGCTGCTTTTTCCTCCACGGCTGCTTTTTCCGCCGCTGCTTTTTCTTTTGCGGCTTTTGCTTCAACTGCCTTTACCTCTTCTGCTTTCGCCTGGGCAGCTTTTTTATCCGCCATACCGTATTTTCTCATAAACTTCTCAACACGGCCGGCCGAATCAACTAATTTTTGTTTACCGGTAAAAAACGGGTGGCAGGCCGAACAGATTTCAACATTCATATCACCGACGGTTGATCGAACTTGAAATGAGCTTCCGCACGCGCAGGTTACCGTGCCAACTTTATATTCCGGATGAATATCAGGTTTCACTATGAACTCCTTAAATTACAAATAGCAATTTCTTTATTAGATTTGAAAATTCAAGCCTTAAATTTAGGGAATCTACATATGAAATGCAAGAAAAATAATCAAGCCTTAGGTATTCATAGATTCTAAGAAATCCTTATTTGTCTTAGTCCCTTGCATTCTGCTAAGCAGAAATTCCATGGCTTCTACAGAAGTTAGATCCGCGAGGAATTTTCGCAGAATCCAAACACGCTTAATTTCAAAATCTTTTAAAAGCAGCTCTTCTTTTCTGGTGCCTGACCGGTTAACATCAATTGCCGGAAAAATTCTACGATCAGATATACGGCGGTCAAGCTGTAATTCCATGTTGCCGGTTCCTTTAAACTCTTCGAAAATGACTTCATCCATGCGGCTACCGGTATCGATGAGTGCGGTAGCGATGATCGTCAAACTGCCCCCTTCTTCAATATTTCTGGCGGCGCCGAAAAATCTCTTCGGACGTTCCAACGCAGTGGCATCCAGACCCCCGGAAAGAATCTTTCCACTGTGCGGCACAACTGCATTGTGGGCTCTCGCCAGCCTCGTTATACTGTCTAAAAGAATCACAACATTCTGGCCGTACTCCACCAGCCGCTTGGCTTTTCTTAAAACCATATCAGCCACCTGCACGTGACGGTCCGGCGGCTCGTCAAAAGTCGAACTGATAACCTCAGCTTTCACCGACCGCTGCATATCGGTCACTTCTTCGGGCCGTTCATCGATTAGCAAAACAATCATTTTGATTTCCGGGTGATTGTCAGTTACGGCATTTGCGATTTTCTGCAGCAGAATGGTCTTTCCTGTTTTCGGCTGGGCAACAATTAAACCGCGCTGACCTTTACCAATGGGTGTCAACATGTCCATGATCCGGGAAGAAAAGTCGTTAGGCTTATGCTCAAGATCAATTTTCTCATCTGGATAAAGCGGGGTTAAGTTATCGAAGAGGATTTTCTTTTTAGCCTCTTCAGGATTCTCAAAATTCACCGCCTCAACTTTAAGCAACGCAAAAAATCGTTCACTTTCTTTTGGTGGACGAATTTGCCCTGACACAGTATCCCCGGTTCTTAATCCGAAACGTTTTATTTGAGAGGGGGAAACATAAATATCATCCGGCCCCGGCAAATAGTTGTAGTCCGGTGATCTTAGAAAGCCATATCCATCGGGCAGCACTTCAAGAACGCCTTCAGCGAAAATCAACCCCTCTTGTTTGGTTTGTTCTTCCAGGATGCGAAAAATCAATTCTTGTTTTTTAAGGCCAGTGGCGCCAGAAACTTTCAGGGTTTGCGCCATCTTGGTCAATTCAGAAATTTTTAACGTCTTTAATTCAACGATCTCCATAACAATTCCTTAATTTTAGAGGAGTATTTGATATAATGCAATTGGGTTCATTTGTGAGTTAATTAACCTCTACAAATAAACTCTCCTGACTGGAAATTTTAAGATAAATCTTTTAGGGGTAAACTCTATGTGAAGTATACTTTAGTGAACTAACGGATTGGTTTAAAGAATAAAGGTCAAAGTTAAAATAATTGAATTCCCTAAATACGATTCTAAAAATTAGGGCTTAGTTGACAAGATTAATAAGGTTTTCGACGGGAACTCACCTTGTTGGGAAGTAAAGAGTCGGGGTAAAGTTAACTGAATTTATAAAAAATAATTCCCTTTGTCAAGGTTTTTTATAAAAATGCAATAATTCTCCAACTACATAATGCGAACCCAAAACACAAATCAAATCGGTTTCGTTTGCATAATTGATTGATTTTTGAAAACCCGTTTCCGTATCCGGACAGTTAACAGCTTGAACAGAATATTTCAAGAATTCCTCACACAGACATTTGCCGTCGAGAGCTCTTTCTGAAGTTGGAGTTACAACAAAAATAGTTTCGGCAGCAGATGCAATAATTTTAGAAATTTCCGGGAAATCTTTATCATCCAGTAAACCAGCAAGGACAATCAAGCGATCAAATTGATAAATACTTTTCAGATCTTCAATTACGGCTTTCACCGCGGCGGTGTTATGAGCAACATCGACAACGACCTTAGGACCATCCTGAAGTTTTTGTAAACGCCCGGGCCACTTAACATTTCGTAAACCGGAGTAAATAACTTCCTTCTTTAAACTGAATTGTTCAACGAGAATTTTTGTTGCAGCCACGGCAAGGGCGGCGTTGTTTATTTGATACCTCCCTGGTAATTCCAGTTTTAAATCCTCAAATTTTTCGTCTGCAAAAGTTAGACTGAATTCTGAAAAATCTTCTGAGCATCGATGAGTCTGAACAGAACACATTTCACGAAGGGTGTAGAATTGTGAATTTCGTTCAGAAGCATGTCTTCTGATAACAGCCGACACTTCCGGATTCCCGGATTGCGACAAACATGGCACCTTGCTTTTAATAATTTGTGCTTTTTCAGTGCTAATTTCAGTCAGGGTTTTTCCCAAGTGCTCGGTATGATCCAAATCGATTTGTGTGATCACACTTAGAACGGGTGAAATTATGTTTGTTGCATCAAGCCGGCCGCCCAGGCCTACTTCAACCAAAGCAACGTCAATATCAGAATCCGCAAAATATCGAAAAGCCAAAGCCGTCAGCGCCTCGAAATACGTACAGCCAATTTCTTCAATATCTTCTCTAAATTTAGAGACATAGGAAATTAGTATTCCCATCGGAATTGGCGAGGCATTTATTTGAATTCTCTCGTTAATATTTACAAGATGCGGAGAAGTAAACAAACCTGTTTTGTATCCGGCATGGCGATAAATTGATTCGAGAATTGCCGCAGTCGAGCCTTTGCCATTTGTACCCGCGATGTGAATACTACTAAATTCTGTTTGTGGATTTCCCAGCCCATGTAATAATCTTAAGATATTGTCAAGTCCAAACCGCCAGCCAAATCTCTGAAGATTGTTTAAGAACTTGAGTGTATCAGTTTCGTTCATATTGGCTGCTTTCCATACACAGTGTGCAATAAATTACCGTTTTTCGGTAATATTTTGCACAAAGTAAACTTTCATTTCATTAAAGTGTATTTTTAATATCATAAAAAATTACGAAAGCCTCGATTTCAAAGTTGGCGTTATTTATTATTTAATCAGGACTTAAATATACTAACTTTACGCCTGAAAAGTAAACAAATTTAGTAAAAACTTTTTTTTTATTCTTAATAAATAAAGTTAGTTCATTGGCATATATTTTGCAAAATTTTCAAAAGCAATCCGCAGATAATCAATTACCGTTTAAGAAGTGTCACGAAAAAAATCATACATTCCCTTTTTATTTATAATGCTCCATGTTTGCATAAATCCTATTTATGCTGGGATTACTGGGACCTTATCGGGAACAGTTATTGACAAACTAACCGAGAAAGCCCTGCCAGGTGCTCAGATAGTCATCGAGGGAACCACAATGGGAGCGATGGCAGACAAAAGCGGGTTCTATATGATTCAAAATCTTCCGGCCGGTACGTATGACGTGAGCGTTCTCATGATTGGATATTCTAAAGTTAAAATCAAGGACGTTCAAATCAATCTCGATCTTAACACCACTCAAAACTTCTATTTGCCCGAAGAAATCTTAACTTTAAAAGAAGTGATCATAACCAAGAAACACGGACTCATTCAAAACGAAATAACTTCATCCACCTATTTTATTTCGGGCGAAGAAATTGATGACCGACTTCCAATAGATTCGTATCAGGATGCAATTAGTCTTTTACCGGGGGTTGTTGGAAACCATTTCCGGGGCGGACGCCAAACCGATGTTTTGTACATGTTAGATGGATTGCCCATTCAAAGCGGGCTTTCGCGTGAAATCTCAAGTAACTTTCCAAATAGTTCAATAGTGGAGATGATGGTGCAAACCGGTGGATTTAACGCAGAGTATGGGAACGCTACTTCAGGAATTGTAAATGTCGTTTCGAAAGACGGTCAGAATAAAGTTGAGGGTAAGCTCAAAATATTCAGTGATTTTGTCGATACCGGTTTGACCGGCAATGATAACACACGTAGGATGGAATTCAACGTTGGCGGGCCGATGACCATCGGCCTGGGTGGACCGCTGATTAACGCAAAATATTTCATCTCGGCGGACCTCAACCTAAGTGATACACAGCACCGGAAGGAAATGCAACAAGCATTTGGCTCCCCTATCTTCACAAATTACAATATCAATTCAAAGTTGTCTTTTGATATAAATAGAAACACCATCCTTTCTTTGCAGGGTTTATTGTCAAATTTGAATTGGCGAAGATTCGATCCCCAATGGCAGCAAAATCTTTCGGGGCTGGCAAAACATAAACACTTAAGTTACAGACTCAGTGTCTCTTTAACACACACTTTTAGCCCGAAGTTTTTTACTTCAATTAGGGTAGCTAACTACTCTAATAAAAAACGTGTTTTAGGTCTCATTGAAGATGAGTTGCCAACCATCGAATTTGAAGACCCGACAGACGCAACCAGTCCGATTCTTAGTGGCAAGCAAGCCTGGAATGAGGAAACAAAAGAAAAAGTAAAAATGGTGAAAGCAGACCTGGTTGGACAAATTT from the candidate division KSB1 bacterium genome contains:
- the prmC gene encoding peptide chain release factor N(5)-glutamine methyltransferase, with the translated sequence MILSSNTKNIVDLLNDSSKFLSEKGIENARLNAEQLLRHTLDMNRVDLYLNQDRSLTQTEMSAFKRCLKRRAAREPLQYILGEAEFMSLPFVVDENVLIPRPETEILVEKTIEMCNEKFASKDRIEILEFGTGSGCISVSLAKYLENARITSLDISRDALKVAEKNAGLNGVDDRIQFINQDCTSSKIANYFPDKFDVLVSNPPYVSPTDFEDLPEEIKKYEPAVALSDNRDGLSFYRKIAELSPELIKISGFLMLELGLGQAVAVKEIFVKTSFNNINIFQDLNEIDRILFCEYE
- the prfA gene encoding peptide chain release factor 1, yielding MLEQLEKIDKRYQELCDLLMDPNVTQDPAKYKDVAKEKSGLDKTIEKYHEYKKVLTTLEEGESVLKDDSDEELRELAELELEELKPKKIDLEEELKVLLLPKDPRDKKNVIVEVRAGTGGDEAGLFAGDLYRMYSRFAERIGWKIEVLSSNPQGVGGFKEIIFMMNGENVYGVMKYESGVHRVQRVPKTETNGRIHTSAASVVVLPEAEEVEISIDPNELKIDVYRSSGPGGQSVNTTDSAVRITHIPTGMVVTCQDEKSQHKNRAKALKVLKARLLEKKQREEQAKLTESRRSMISSGDRSAKVRTYNFPQSRLTDHRIGLTLYRLDEVLDGDIKEIIDQLRLADQAELLKKAG
- a CDS encoding DUF1385 domain-containing protein codes for the protein MKEQAIQVGGQAVIEGVMMRSAQTVSVAVRRQDGSILVRKKPFVSFIKRFKILSFPILRGSVVLIESLVLGVKALTFSGDVAVADEKKKEPKNNHKDAAPPAKKGWLASVWLGLTVLFSFGVGLVIFFYVPLILTELLGAESGFMFNLVDGFLRLAIFLLYLGAITLMKDIRRIFEYHGAEHKSIFAFENKKDLTPAAAKPLSRFHPRCGTSFLFIVMVVSIFVFMFLGKPVDLGDRLLRLAFMPLIGGISYELIRLSDVGVKKSFWRPFIVPGMWLQRLTTKEPDESQLEVAIVALKCALGLSISEHPNVVVEGEEKMQLESVQ
- the rpmE gene encoding 50S ribosomal protein L31: MKPDIHPEYKVGTVTCACGSSFQVRSTVGDMNVEICSACHPFFTGKQKLVDSAGRVEKFMRKYGMADKKAAQAKAEEVKAVEAKAAKEKAAAEKAAVEEKAAEAKDVNAKAEPKVETKAEEKAEPVVTESQTEKIEDKEAVTNS
- the rho gene encoding transcription termination factor Rho → MEIVELKTLKISELTKMAQTLKVSGATGLKKQELIFRILEEQTKQEGLIFAEGVLEVLPDGYGFLRSPDYNYLPGPDDIYVSPSQIKRFGLRTGDTVSGQIRPPKESERFFALLKVEAVNFENPEEAKKKILFDNLTPLYPDEKIDLEHKPNDFSSRIMDMLTPIGKGQRGLIVAQPKTGKTILLQKIANAVTDNHPEIKMIVLLIDERPEEVTDMQRSVKAEVISSTFDEPPDRHVQVADMVLRKAKRLVEYGQNVVILLDSITRLARAHNAVVPHSGKILSGGLDATALERPKRFFGAARNIEEGGSLTIIATALIDTGSRMDEVIFEEFKGTGNMELQLDRRISDRRIFPAIDVNRSGTRKEELLLKDFEIKRVWILRKFLADLTSVEAMEFLLSRMQGTKTNKDFLESMNT
- a CDS encoding bifunctional folylpolyglutamate synthase/dihydrofolate synthase, with protein sequence MNETDTLKFLNNLQRFGWRFGLDNILRLLHGLGNPQTEFSSIHIAGTNGKGSTAAILESIYRHAGYKTGLFTSPHLVNINERIQINASPIPMGILISYVSKFREDIEEIGCTYFEALTALAFRYFADSDIDVALVEVGLGGRLDATNIISPVLSVITQIDLDHTEHLGKTLTEISTEKAQIIKSKVPCLSQSGNPEVSAVIRRHASERNSQFYTLREMCSVQTHRCSEDFSEFSLTFADEKFEDLKLELPGRYQINNAALAVAATKILVEQFSLKKEVIYSGLRNVKWPGRLQKLQDGPKVVVDVAHNTAAVKAVIEDLKSIYQFDRLIVLAGLLDDKDFPEISKIIASAAETIFVVTPTSERALDGKCLCEEFLKYSVQAVNCPDTETGFQKSINYANETDLICVLGSHYVVGELLHFYKKP
- a CDS encoding TonB-dependent receptor, with the translated sequence MLHVCINPIYAGITGTLSGTVIDKLTEKALPGAQIVIEGTTMGAMADKSGFYMIQNLPAGTYDVSVLMIGYSKVKIKDVQINLDLNTTQNFYLPEEILTLKEVIITKKHGLIQNEITSSTYFISGEEIDDRLPIDSYQDAISLLPGVVGNHFRGGRQTDVLYMLDGLPIQSGLSREISSNFPNSSIVEMMVQTGGFNAEYGNATSGIVNVVSKDGQNKVEGKLKIFSDFVDTGLTGNDNTRRMEFNVGGPMTIGLGGPLINAKYFISADLNLSDTQHRKEMQQAFGSPIFTNYNINSKLSFDINRNTILSLQGLLSNLNWRRFDPQWQQNLSGLAKHKHLSYRLSVSLTHTFSPKFFTSIRVANYSNKKRVLGLIEDELPTIEFEDPTDATSPILSGKQAWNEETKEKVKMVKADLVGQISSSHLLKAGVDFQKYDLKSEGINLIALPTLGETRSISFNKNINNFHYSPTFFALYIQDKFEYKGIVANAGLRYDVFSPQGAIKELPEDFESIQKTLLGQLPSTHSPSHSPISPRLGISIPLSASERLHVNYGWYYQMPPLFYLYSNAEHNLTGYVPFVGNLNLEPTKTISTEFSYKRSVSDGLLFVFTGFIKQFRNLIDTRTLVLSDSLISDETTTAGFTSYTNSAVGKASGFEVMLQKEFTNQLAGRVSYTYMKARGNSSSPEDEFNRVVFGEPGNDDSKEFPLSWDQRHSIILDAGYESRRLQFNVLYSLFSPLPVTTQNSETPNDTRLSWRNILDIKLKLKTTKMLGSRLNPFFEVRNLFNQNNIVDKPSDSGAQAYKLFNPVHSDFGRRLRVGLSMEF